Proteins from one Drosophila gunungcola strain Sukarami chromosome 3R, Dgunungcola_SK_2, whole genome shotgun sequence genomic window:
- the LOC128257408 gene encoding ruvB-like helicase 1 — protein sequence MKIEEVKSTVRTQRIAAHSHVKGLGLDETGAAVHSAAGLVGQKAAREAAGIVVDLIKSKKMAGRALLLAGPPGTGKTAIALAIAQELGNKVPFCPMVGSEVFSNEIKKTEVLMENFRRSIGLRIRETKEVYEGEVTELTPVETENPMGGYGKTISNVVIGLKTAKGTKQLKLDPSIFDALQKEKVEVGDVIYIEANSGAVKRQGRSDTFATEFDLETEEYVPLPKGDVHKKKEVIQDVTLHDLDVANARPQGGQDVLSMMGQLMKPKKTEITDKLRLEINKVVNKYIDQGIAELVPGVLFIDEIHMLDLETFTYLHKSLESPIAPIVIFATNRGRCVIRGTTDIVSPHGIPLDLLDRLLIIRTLLYSTADMEQIIKLRAQTEGLQLEENAFGRLSEIGTSSTLRYAVQLLTPAHQMCKVNGRSQISKDDIEDVHSLFLDAKRSSKHLSEKNNKFML from the exons ATGAAGATCGAGGAAGTCAAGAGCACTGTGCGCACACAGCGCATTGCGGCCCACAGCCACGTGAAGGGATTGGGTCTGGACGAGACTGGTGCTGCGGTGCACAGTGCAGCCGGTTTAGTGGGTCAGAAGGCCGCCCGCGAGGCAGCCGGCATCGTGGTGGATCTGATCAAGTCGAAGAAGATGGCCGGCAGAGCCCTGCTGCTGGCCGGTCCTCCTGGCACTGGGAAGACTGCAATTGCACTGGCCATCGCCCAGGAGCTGGGCAACAAGGTGCCCTTCTGCCCCATGGTCGGCTCGGAGGTCTTCAGCAACGAGATCAAGAAGACCGAGGTGCTGATGGAGAACTTTCGGCGCTCCATTGGCCTGCGCATCCGCGAGACCAAGGAGGTGTACGAGGGCGAGGTCACTGAGCTCACTCCCGTGGAAACGGAGAACCCCATGGGCGGCTATGGCAAGACCATCAGCAACGTGGTCATCGGCCTGAAGACGGCCAAGGGCACCAAGCAACTCAAGCTTGATCCCAGCATCTTTGATGCCTTGCAGAAGGAGAAGGTGGAGGTGGGCGATGTCATCTACATAGAGGCCAACAGTGGAGCAGTGAAGCGCCAGGGACGCAGCGACACCTTTGCCACCGAATTCGACCTGGAGACTGAGGAGTATGTGCCGCTACCCAAGGGCGATGTCCACAAGAAAAAGGAGGTTATCCAGGATGTCACCCTGCACGATTTGGATGTGGCCAATGCTCGTCCACAGGGCGGCCAGGATGTGCTCTCTATGATGGGCCAGCTCATGAAGCCCAAGAAAACTGAAATTACAG ACAAACTACGCTTGGAGATCAACAAGGTGGTGAACAAGTATATTGACCAGGGTATAGCCGAGCTGGTTCCCGGAGTCCTTTTCATCGACGAGATCCACATGCTCGATCTGGAGACCTTCACATATCTACACAAGTCGCTCGAATCTCCAATTGCCCCAATTGTGATCTTTGCCACCAATCGCGGTCGCTGTGTGATCCG AGGCACCACCGACATCGTCTCGCCGCACGGCATTCCGCTGGATCTGCTGGATCGCCTGCTGATCATCCGCACACTGCTCTACTCCACCGCCGACATGGAGCAGATCATCAAGTTGCGCGCCCAGACCGAGGGCCTGCAGCTGGAGGAGAACGCCTTCGGTCGTCTCAGCGAGATCGGAACCAGCTCCACGTTGCGCTACGCCGTCCAGCTGCTGACCCCGGCCCACCAGATGTGCAAGGTGAACGGACGAAGCCAGATCAGCAAGGACGACATCGAGGACGTGCACTCGCTCTTCCTCGACGCCAAGCGCTCCTCGAAGCATTTGTCCGAGAAGAACAATAAGTTTATGTTGTAA